In the Chroococcidiopsis sp. SAG 2025 genome, one interval contains:
- a CDS encoding translocation/assembly module TamB domain-containing protein produces MSNFTEPETEDSRQSPRPNRLKNILFSRTTVAIGVPILVGVAAGAWWINRFIYEQLSPLVEKNLSQTLKRPIKVGRVERFGLTGLRLGATSVPATATDPDTASIEAVEVNYNPLSVLLTRTLPLDVTLVNPKVYVQQDTQGRWVNTDIATGGEAGGPIQIALNRLGWRNAQAVLVSNVQQLTRSTPRNTVTLNQVNGEATFRENYNLIDFNLAGKPQTGGELKLDGDFRVESGRASININTQEFLASDLTRLIELPLVIQGGRVNSDFKAELTPVKLLGLYGTADLNKVTAQVNQLPQAFNNSQGRLQFKGTEIYLDNVASSYGKIPAVAKGSLDIEKGFNLSAYVDAVSAAAAISSLKLQVPVPVDGVFRSQVKLTGPLEASVLTGDVVNIKPVRLDRLNISRVSTNFTLDTGAGTLNFPNISAMPAAGGKVTGNGTLKLALKPEQTAGLDFKFIANNIPGDAIAKAYGVTNQAAKVGIVTAQAQVSGTPEKPRTVVNWQAPQATYPGKGQLVIYNANNLFLRDTIFRVAGGDVSAAGELVNQRWKAAIKASGVRLGQLTQVPPSLQNPVNGTFNLAGTLDPAKPQQLTATGAGQLTGIGGGTINVPSIQVAAGRWQTQLQATGLQLQRLAPVPPQYAGSLNGRLNLSGSTTAFTPETLRGSGTGRLNVAGGTINAREIQLNNGRWQVAVNTNGIQLNRFNPQLRGLLTGDANLAGTISEFSPAGITAAGRVRLSEELIGQPLTASLNWNGKTLNIPQLTSRNIQANGRVDIDPQNVASITGLNFNVKVRDYDLKNAPVQLPPNSNVAGRVSFVGQVTGNLPVPNVVGNVRLQNFAVNNVAFDPLLAGDLRLQPGRGLDLDLVGNQNDRVAVNLNPDYRPNNFTVRLDEAIATGRSQGENLLVNVENFPLRVLNLSAPANPYLTGPVRGILSADLTVNPDRLTAQGDVAVTQPGIGRLQGDRLAAQFRYGNGGGTLTNGEFVKGQSRYALAGSFNQTPQGPQFQAKANIVQGNIQDILSALQIYDFEDLQRGFQPPDYATAKDLGILQVGAPNRSLLTQLRRYSEVLVLLQQQRQQREDAFPVPALAELQGTFGGEITASSSPQQGIAADFNLRGDKWQWGKYTADRLVATGNFNQGVLTLLPARVRLDENTAVALTGRFSSEQQSGQLRVRGFPLSLLNDFVELPIAVTGNVDGTATIAGSTENPLAVGEFQLREGTINQNPVESAAASFSYANARLGFGSNILIAGPDPLTATGSIPLQLPFAAVKPDSDRIRLDVNVQNQGLALLNVLTDQVAWKGGEGQVQLQVRGTLKQPEAKGIAQVKNATITAAALANPLTNVNGTVLFNEDRILVKGIQGDFSRGQVVAQGVIPIFENLAASDPDTANPLIVSLDRLALNLPNLYQGGVNGKVTVTGSALNPVIGGQVLLADGQVFLPTTNAPATPGGQGGQGGGTPAPAAEAPVELNDLQLTLGNNVSVTLPPILDFQAAGTLVVNGMLGDLRPQGTIELERGSVNLFTTQFELERGYDQKATFTPKQALDPTLDVRLIASVPEVTRSQVPSTNISSEVSDNTLSTDIGSVNTVRVRAIAKGPASQLFENLELTSSPSRSQSEIIALIGGGFAQTLAGQGGGDTATGLVNLAGTAILGNFQNTFTDIGNALGLSELRLFPTAISNEERSRSSTLGLAAEAGVDITRNAYVSVLTFLTAQQPAQFGLSYRLNDNTRVRAATDFADDTQAVVEYEVQF; encoded by the coding sequence ATGTCTAATTTCACTGAGCCGGAAACTGAAGATTCTCGACAGTCTCCTCGACCCAACCGTCTCAAGAATATCTTATTTAGTCGGACTACTGTTGCTATTGGCGTACCAATATTGGTAGGGGTAGCAGCGGGTGCGTGGTGGATAAATCGATTCATTTACGAACAGCTATCGCCACTTGTCGAAAAAAATCTTTCCCAAACCCTCAAACGACCGATTAAAGTCGGGCGCGTCGAACGGTTTGGTTTGACGGGGTTACGCTTGGGTGCTACTTCTGTCCCGGCTACTGCTACCGATCCAGATACGGCATCGATTGAGGCAGTGGAGGTAAACTATAACCCCTTATCAGTGCTTTTGACTCGCACTTTACCCTTAGATGTCACGCTTGTTAACCCAAAAGTTTACGTGCAGCAAGATACCCAAGGACGCTGGGTAAATACTGATATTGCTACGGGTGGTGAAGCGGGAGGTCCAATTCAAATTGCTCTCAATCGGCTTGGCTGGCGGAATGCTCAAGCAGTTTTAGTGTCTAACGTTCAACAACTGACCCGTTCTACGCCACGTAACACTGTCACCCTCAACCAAGTTAACGGAGAAGCAACTTTTCGCGAGAACTATAATCTGATTGATTTTAATTTAGCTGGGAAACCGCAGACAGGCGGAGAGCTAAAGCTTGATGGAGATTTTCGCGTCGAGTCGGGACGAGCCAGTATCAATATTAATACGCAAGAATTTCTAGCTTCCGATCTAACGCGGCTGATTGAATTGCCGTTAGTCATTCAAGGTGGTCGAGTCAACAGCGACTTTAAAGCCGAACTCACGCCTGTAAAACTGTTGGGTTTGTACGGTACTGCCGACCTAAACAAGGTTACAGCTCAAGTTAACCAATTACCGCAAGCCTTTAATAATTCGCAGGGAAGGTTGCAGTTTAAGGGAACGGAAATTTACCTAGATAACGTTGCTAGTAGCTATGGCAAAATTCCAGCTGTGGCTAAGGGTTCTCTGGATATCGAAAAAGGCTTCAATCTCTCGGCTTACGTCGATGCTGTCAGCGCCGCCGCCGCAATTTCCAGCTTAAAATTACAGGTACCCGTACCTGTTGACGGTGTTTTTCGATCGCAAGTCAAACTGACAGGACCCTTAGAAGCATCTGTTTTGACTGGAGATGTGGTAAACATCAAACCAGTCCGGTTAGATCGGTTGAATATCAGTCGAGTTAGTACGAATTTTACCCTGGATACGGGAGCGGGAACGTTAAATTTTCCCAATATATCAGCTATGCCTGCTGCTGGGGGTAAGGTAACGGGTAACGGGACGCTGAAACTAGCCCTCAAACCGGAACAAACAGCAGGATTAGATTTTAAATTTATTGCTAATAATATTCCAGGGGATGCGATCGCCAAAGCCTACGGCGTAACTAACCAAGCTGCGAAAGTGGGAATTGTCACCGCCCAAGCCCAAGTTTCAGGTACGCCAGAGAAACCCCGTACAGTTGTTAACTGGCAAGCACCCCAAGCGACATATCCAGGTAAAGGACAGCTCGTTATTTACAACGCTAACAACCTCTTCCTGCGCGATACAATTTTCCGCGTGGCTGGAGGTGATGTTTCGGCGGCTGGGGAGTTGGTCAACCAACGTTGGAAAGCAGCAATTAAAGCGTCTGGGGTGAGATTGGGACAGTTAACCCAAGTCCCGCCCAGCTTGCAAAATCCGGTAAATGGTACGTTCAATCTTGCTGGTACGCTCGACCCAGCTAAACCACAACAACTCACTGCTACAGGTGCGGGTCAATTAACAGGTATTGGTGGGGGTACGATTAACGTTCCTAGTATCCAGGTAGCCGCCGGACGCTGGCAAACTCAATTGCAAGCAACGGGATTACAATTGCAACGCCTCGCCCCCGTACCTCCTCAGTATGCAGGAAGTTTGAATGGAAGGCTGAATCTATCGGGTAGTACCACGGCTTTTACTCCAGAAACTTTACGGGGTAGCGGCACGGGAAGGTTAAATGTTGCCGGAGGTACGATTAATGCTAGGGAGATTCAGCTCAATAACGGTCGCTGGCAAGTAGCAGTTAATACGAATGGAATCCAGCTCAATCGATTTAATCCACAATTACGAGGTTTACTGACAGGAGATGCCAACTTAGCCGGAACTATCAGCGAATTCAGTCCGGCAGGAATTACAGCAGCGGGGCGAGTTCGCTTGTCGGAGGAGTTAATCGGACAACCCCTGACTGCTTCCTTAAATTGGAATGGCAAGACTTTAAATATTCCCCAACTCACGTCTAGAAATATTCAAGCGAATGGCAGGGTTGATATTGACCCGCAAAATGTTGCCTCGATAACAGGGTTAAATTTTAACGTCAAAGTGCGGGACTACGATCTCAAAAACGCTCCCGTACAGTTGCCACCTAATAGTAACGTGGCGGGTAGAGTCAGTTTTGTCGGACAGGTTACGGGCAATTTACCAGTACCGAATGTTGTAGGTAACGTGCGGCTGCAAAACTTTGCTGTCAACAACGTAGCTTTCGACCCGCTATTAGCTGGAGATTTACGGCTGCAACCGGGTAGGGGATTAGATTTAGATTTAGTTGGGAATCAAAACGATCGCGTTGCTGTCAATCTCAACCCCGACTATCGCCCGAATAATTTTACGGTGAGATTGGATGAGGCGATCGCCACTGGTAGAAGTCAGGGCGAGAATTTATTAGTCAATGTCGAAAATTTTCCTTTACGGGTGCTGAATTTGTCTGCACCAGCTAACCCCTACCTCACGGGTCCGGTCAGGGGCATTTTGTCAGCCGATTTGACAGTCAATCCCGACCGTCTAACCGCCCAAGGAGATGTGGCTGTAACTCAACCTGGTATAGGTAGATTGCAGGGCGATCGCTTAGCGGCACAATTTCGGTACGGGAACGGTGGCGGGACGCTGACTAATGGTGAATTTGTCAAAGGTCAAAGTCGCTATGCTTTAGCAGGTAGCTTCAACCAAACTCCTCAAGGTCCTCAATTTCAAGCTAAAGCGAATATCGTCCAAGGCAACATTCAAGATATCCTCAGCGCCCTGCAAATTTATGACTTTGAAGACCTGCAACGCGGTTTTCAGCCTCCCGATTATGCTACAGCAAAAGATTTAGGAATCTTACAAGTCGGCGCACCAAATAGATCGCTATTAACTCAACTACGTCGTTATTCGGAAGTTTTAGTTTTACTCCAACAGCAGCGCCAGCAACGTGAGGATGCTTTTCCAGTTCCAGCTTTAGCCGAACTTCAAGGAACTTTTGGCGGCGAAATTACTGCTAGTAGTTCTCCCCAACAGGGCATTGCCGCTGATTTCAATTTGAGAGGAGATAAATGGCAGTGGGGCAAATATACCGCCGATCGCCTCGTTGCTACTGGTAACTTTAATCAAGGAGTGCTAACCTTACTCCCCGCGCGGGTACGATTGGACGAAAACACCGCTGTAGCTTTAACTGGTCGTTTTAGCAGCGAACAGCAATCAGGTCAGTTACGAGTTAGGGGCTTTCCGTTAAGCCTACTCAATGATTTTGTCGAATTACCGATCGCCGTGACAGGTAATGTAGACGGTACGGCAACCATCGCTGGTAGTACCGAGAACCCCCTAGCAGTCGGAGAATTTCAACTCCGTGAAGGCACGATCAATCAAAACCCCGTAGAATCAGCTGCGGCTAGTTTCAGCTATGCTAATGCCCGTCTCGGTTTCGGTAGCAACATTCTGATTGCTGGACCCGACCCATTAACGGCAACTGGTAGTATTCCCTTACAATTACCTTTCGCTGCGGTTAAACCGGATAGCGATCGGATTCGTTTAGATGTCAACGTCCAAAATCAAGGATTAGCCTTACTCAATGTTTTAACCGACCAAGTAGCATGGAAAGGCGGTGAAGGGCAAGTTCAACTGCAAGTACGCGGTACTCTCAAGCAGCCAGAAGCGAAGGGAATTGCCCAAGTCAAAAATGCCACTATTACTGCTGCGGCTTTAGCAAATCCATTAACAAATGTCAATGGTACGGTGCTATTTAACGAAGATCGCATTCTCGTCAAGGGAATTCAAGGCGATTTTTCCAGGGGTCAGGTGGTTGCCCAAGGCGTGATTCCTATTTTTGAGAATTTGGCTGCTAGCGACCCAGATACTGCTAATCCTCTGATTGTCTCTTTAGATCGGTTGGCACTGAATTTACCCAACCTGTATCAAGGAGGCGTTAACGGTAAAGTTACTGTCACTGGTTCCGCACTCAACCCCGTTATTGGCGGTCAGGTATTGCTAGCGGACGGTCAGGTTTTTCTACCGACTACGAATGCTCCTGCTACGCCTGGGGGACAAGGGGGACAAGGGGGAGGTACGCCTGCTCCAGCGGCTGAAGCGCCCGTAGAGTTGAACGATCTGCAGCTGACTTTAGGAAATAATGTTTCCGTAACGTTACCACCGATTCTAGACTTTCAAGCGGCTGGAACTCTGGTGGTAAACGGTATGCTGGGCGATCTGCGCCCTCAAGGAACGATCGAGTTAGAACGTGGCAGCGTGAATTTATTTACGACTCAATTTGAGTTGGAGCGGGGCTACGACCAGAAAGCCACATTTACACCAAAACAAGCTTTAGATCCGACCCTTGACGTTCGATTAATCGCATCAGTACCAGAAGTGACGCGATCGCAAGTTCCTTCTACTAATATTAGTAGCGAAGTTTCCGACAATACTTTATCTACAGATATCGGTTCCGTAAATACCGTTCGCGTGCGGGCAATTGCTAAAGGACCAGCTAGCCAATTATTTGAAAATTTAGAACTGACAAGTAGCCCTTCCCGCAGTCAATCAGAGATTATCGCTTTGATTGGTGGTGGTTTCGCGCAAACCTTGGCAGGGCAGGGTGGTGGTGATACGGCGACGGGACTAGTTAATCTGGCAGGAACAGCTATATTAGGTAACTTTCAAAATACGTTTACCGACATTGGCAATGCCTTGGGTTTATCAGAGCTGCGCTTGTTCCCCACCGCGATCTCGAACGAGGAGCGATCGCGCTCTTCTACTCTTGGTCTAGCAGCTGAGGCTGGCGTTGATATCACGCGCAATGCTTATGTCTCGGTTTTGACATTCTTAACTGCACAACAACCAGCTCAATTCGGTTTGAGCTATCGCTTGAACGACAACACCCGCGTCCGCGCCGCGACAGATTTTGCCGACGATACGCAAGCTGTGGTTGAGTATGAAGTGCAGTTTTAA
- the recF gene encoding DNA replication/repair protein RecF (All proteins in this family for which functions are known are DNA-binding proteins that assist the filamentation of RecA onto DNA for the initiation of recombination or recombinational repair.) has product MFLKTLHLKQFRNYQEQRVDFAAPKTILVGNNAQGKSNLLEAVELLATLRSHRLARDRDLVKDGEAFGQIHATLERQTGIIDLSVTLRRQGRRTVALNSEQLRRQLDFLGVLNAVEFSSLDLELVRGAPEQRRHWVDTLLIQLEPVYAHIWQQYNQVLRQRNAFLKSRGGFPMPVQEKEELAAWDAQLVTIGSRVVRRRARAIERLAPLAAEWHASISDRAEVLQIRYAPNVPFTETHPEGVQQAFLDKIEQRAIAEQHQGTTLVGPHRDEIELIINQTPAKQYGSQGQQRTLVLALKLAELKLIEAVVGEPPLLLLDDVLAELDLNRQNQLLEAIQDRFQTLIATTHLAAFDSQWLQASQILSVNAGQIFSDQ; this is encoded by the coding sequence ATGTTCCTCAAAACCCTCCACTTGAAGCAATTTCGGAATTATCAGGAGCAGCGAGTTGATTTCGCTGCTCCTAAAACAATATTGGTAGGTAATAACGCTCAGGGTAAGTCAAATTTATTAGAAGCAGTGGAATTGCTGGCAACGTTGCGATCGCACCGTTTGGCACGCGATCGCGATCTTGTCAAGGATGGAGAGGCGTTTGGGCAAATTCACGCTACGCTAGAGCGACAAACAGGCATCATCGATCTATCTGTAACTCTGCGCCGTCAGGGGCGGCGGACGGTGGCTCTCAACAGCGAACAGTTGCGCCGTCAACTGGATTTTTTAGGTGTTCTCAATGCTGTAGAATTTTCCAGTTTAGATTTAGAACTGGTGCGGGGTGCGCCAGAACAGCGCCGTCACTGGGTGGATACGCTGTTAATCCAGTTAGAACCCGTATACGCCCATATCTGGCAGCAATACAATCAGGTATTGCGGCAGAGAAATGCATTTTTGAAAAGTAGAGGCGGGTTTCCAATGCCCGTACAGGAGAAGGAAGAATTAGCGGCTTGGGATGCGCAACTGGTAACTATTGGTTCGAGGGTAGTGAGGAGAAGGGCGCGGGCGATCGAGCGTTTAGCACCCTTGGCTGCTGAGTGGCACGCTAGCATTAGCGATCGCGCCGAGGTTCTGCAAATTAGGTATGCTCCAAACGTACCGTTCACCGAAACTCACCCTGAAGGAGTACAGCAAGCTTTCTTAGACAAGATCGAGCAAAGAGCGATCGCCGAGCAACATCAAGGTACAACTTTGGTCGGTCCCCACCGAGATGAAATTGAATTGATCATTAATCAAACTCCTGCTAAACAATATGGTTCCCAAGGTCAACAGCGCACTTTAGTTTTAGCCCTCAAGCTAGCAGAATTGAAACTGATCGAAGCCGTTGTCGGAGAACCACCGCTATTATTACTAGATGATGTCTTGGCAGAACTCGATCTCAACCGTCAGAATCAACTTCTAGAAGCAATTCAAGACCGTTTTCAAACTTTGATTGCCACAACTCATTTAGCTGCCTTCGATTCCCAGTGGCTCCAAGCATCGCAAATTCTCTCAGTTAATGCAGGACAAATATTCAGTGACCAGTGA
- the murQ gene encoding N-acetylmuramic acid 6-phosphate etherase, with protein sequence MDRGHLLTEQVNPNSQNLDRLSCLELVELFNCEDAKAVAAVAEAKQELAEAIARTSRALRHGGRLFYIGAGTSGRLGVLDASECPPTFCTPPEMVQGIIAGGAAALVRSSEDLEDRAEDGAGAIAQHKITQLDVVVGITAGGTTPYVQGALQAAKARGATTIFIACVPQEQVQIDVDVDIRLLVGAEILAGSTRLKAGTATKLALNIISTGTMVQLGKVYGNRMVDVAVTNSKLRDRALRILRDLTDLEADAAETLLDRSGRSVKLALLMHWTGLEKEAGDRLLVEHKGNLRAAIASCKNSIIST encoded by the coding sequence ATGGATCGCGGTCATCTACTAACAGAACAGGTAAATCCTAACAGTCAAAACTTAGACCGACTGAGTTGTTTGGAGTTGGTAGAGTTGTTTAACTGCGAGGATGCGAAAGCAGTAGCGGCGGTGGCAGAAGCGAAACAAGAATTAGCTGAGGCGATCGCCCGCACGTCAAGAGCGTTGCGTCACGGAGGACGGCTGTTTTATATTGGAGCGGGAACGAGTGGGCGTTTGGGTGTATTGGATGCATCAGAATGTCCGCCAACGTTTTGCACGCCGCCAGAAATGGTACAGGGAATTATTGCTGGGGGTGCAGCGGCTTTAGTTCGCAGTTCGGAAGATTTGGAGGATCGGGCGGAGGATGGCGCAGGTGCGATCGCCCAACATAAAATTACTCAGTTAGATGTCGTGGTGGGCATTACCGCAGGGGGAACCACGCCTTACGTTCAGGGTGCGTTGCAAGCAGCCAAAGCTAGAGGAGCTACGACAATTTTTATTGCTTGCGTACCCCAAGAGCAAGTTCAAATTGATGTGGATGTGGATATTCGCCTGTTAGTAGGAGCGGAGATTTTAGCAGGTTCGACGCGACTCAAAGCCGGAACTGCTACCAAATTGGCATTAAATATTATTTCTACGGGGACAATGGTGCAGTTGGGCAAAGTTTACGGCAATCGCATGGTAGATGTTGCCGTAACAAATAGTAAGTTACGCGATCGCGCTTTACGCATTTTACGCGACCTCACCGATTTAGAAGCCGATGCAGCTGAAACATTACTCGATCGCAGTGGCAGATCGGTAAAATTAGCTTTATTAATGCATTGGACGGGGTTAGAAAAAGAAGCAGGCGATCGGTTGTTGGTAGAACACAAGGGTAATCTGAGGGCTGCGATTGCAAGTTGTAAAAATTCCATAATTAGCACATAG
- a CDS encoding DUF3110 domain-containing protein produces MIAPMRVFVLLFNARTENEGIHTIQTGDRNKVLMFESEDDAARFALMLEAQDFPAPTVEAMDAEEIKDFCDSAGYDWEVVPEGALALPPEINIEQTDWQLDDEDKPLVEEKSDSDMSDNELDSIKRRLEGLL; encoded by the coding sequence ATGATTGCACCCATGCGTGTATTTGTGTTACTGTTTAATGCCCGCACGGAAAATGAGGGCATTCATACTATTCAAACAGGCGATCGCAATAAGGTATTGATGTTTGAGTCAGAAGATGATGCAGCACGTTTTGCCTTAATGCTAGAAGCACAAGATTTTCCCGCCCCTACGGTGGAAGCGATGGATGCAGAGGAAATCAAGGATTTTTGCGACAGTGCTGGCTATGACTGGGAAGTTGTTCCAGAAGGTGCGCTGGCACTTCCACCAGAAATCAACATAGAGCAAACCGACTGGCAACTAGATGATGAAGATAAACCCTTAGTCGAAGAAAAGTCTGACTCAGATATGTCCGATAATGAGTTGGATAGCATTAAGCGGCGATTAGAGGGATTATTGTGA
- a CDS encoding site-2 protease family protein has product MFTTASETPIILTVVLVALGILSWGFIRARRFGKLGILAWLQSVVLISPWLLFFGLFATGIYLNLAGVLLLIVASTAIYVFLGNRLRAAGQDAILRAKATEKLAGNSTTPEPNAADDGSVKAVEILNKPEVMPIPDEDLTAIRGIFGIDTFFATESIPYQDGVIFKGNLRGEPEEVYNRLNTTLQERMGASETAPEKPRYRLFLVENVDGRPVVIVLPSRNDPRPSTVGQKIFALVLFLATIATSLETAGILQGFDFFTTPARFPEALPIALGILAVLAAHEIGHRVLAQRYQVRLSPPFFLPTLQIGAFGAITRIESLLPSRTALFDIAIAGPVAGGVVSLLMLFAGLILSHPGSMYQVPSQFFQGSILVGALSKVVLGSAVNQALVDVHPLTIIGWLGLVITALNLMPAGQLDGGRVVQAIYGRKTAGRTTFATVIVLAIASLANPLALYWAVVILFLQRDLERPSLNELTEPNDARAALGLLALFLMIAILLPLTPALAGRLGIGG; this is encoded by the coding sequence ATGTTTACTACGGCATCAGAAACCCCCATCATCCTCACCGTTGTCTTGGTTGCACTCGGTATCTTGAGTTGGGGCTTTATCAGGGCGAGGCGATTTGGCAAACTCGGTATTCTTGCCTGGTTACAGTCAGTAGTGCTGATCTCTCCCTGGCTGCTATTCTTTGGCTTATTCGCCACGGGAATTTATCTCAATTTGGCGGGAGTGTTGCTGTTAATCGTCGCTTCTACAGCGATATATGTGTTTCTCGGCAATCGCCTCCGTGCCGCTGGTCAAGATGCGATTCTCCGCGCCAAAGCCACAGAAAAACTAGCAGGTAACTCGACAACCCCAGAACCAAATGCAGCAGATGATGGTTCGGTCAAGGCAGTAGAAATACTGAACAAACCGGAGGTGATGCCCATCCCAGATGAAGACCTGACTGCCATTCGCGGTATTTTTGGCATCGACACATTTTTTGCCACAGAGTCAATTCCCTATCAGGATGGCGTAATTTTCAAAGGTAACCTACGCGGAGAACCAGAAGAAGTTTACAATCGCCTCAATACAACTTTGCAAGAACGCATGGGAGCTAGCGAAACGGCTCCAGAGAAACCCCGTTATCGCTTATTTTTAGTCGAAAATGTCGATGGTAGACCAGTCGTCATCGTCCTTCCTAGCCGCAACGACCCCCGCCCCTCAACCGTAGGACAAAAGATTTTCGCGCTAGTCCTCTTTCTGGCTACCATTGCCACTAGTTTAGAAACTGCTGGTATTCTGCAAGGATTTGACTTCTTTACAACTCCAGCTCGTTTCCCGGAAGCTTTACCGATTGCCTTAGGAATTTTGGCTGTTTTAGCCGCTCATGAAATCGGACACCGGGTATTAGCCCAGCGCTACCAAGTTCGTCTCAGTCCTCCCTTCTTCCTGCCAACGCTGCAAATCGGAGCATTTGGAGCAATTACGCGGATTGAGTCGCTACTACCCAGCCGTACAGCCTTATTTGACATTGCCATAGCTGGTCCCGTGGCTGGGGGTGTTGTTTCCTTACTCATGCTGTTTGCGGGTCTAATCCTCTCGCATCCAGGCAGTATGTATCAAGTCCCATCGCAATTTTTTCAAGGCTCAATTTTGGTGGGAGCTTTATCTAAAGTTGTGTTAGGTTCTGCCGTCAACCAAGCTTTGGTAGACGTTCACCCGCTGACAATTATCGGCTGGTTAGGTTTGGTAATTACAGCACTGAATCTGATGCCAGCTGGACAGTTAGATGGTGGGCGAGTCGTACAAGCAATTTACGGGCGTAAAACCGCCGGACGCACGACTTTTGCAACAGTCATCGTTTTGGCGATCGCATCTTTAGCTAATCCGTTAGCTTTATACTGGGCAGTTGTTATCCTTTTCTTGCAACGAGATTTAGAACGCCCTAGCCTGAACGAGTTAACAGAACCAAATGACGCAAGAGCAGCTTTAGGTTTATTAGCGCTCTTTTTGATGATAGCCATCCTCCTACCCCTCACGCCCGCATTAGCAGGACGCTTGGGAATTGGTGGTTAA